The sequence CATTTTCAAGTTCTGTGCTATACGCAAGCACTCCTCCCGCCTGTGCCATTCCTTCCAGCATTAACACCCCTGGCATCACAGGCTTTGCAGGAAAATGGCCCTGAAAAAAAGGCTCATTAATTGTCACATTTTTCAAAGCTTCAATTTTCTGATCAGGAACAAGAGAAAGAACCCGATCAATCATTACAAATGGATACCTGTGCGGCAACAGACGTAAAATTTCTATTATATCTATATTTTCAATAAGTTCCTCACTCATTTTGCACTCCCTGATTGTTCTTCTGCAACGGCTTCACATTTAGCCATCTGCTTTTTTAATTTTCGTATATCACGCCCCATCTCGGACAACTTTCCAAACTGGATAGCAGCTCTTGCAAATATATTCATGGGAATGGCAGGTGACCCGCCAACCCGGGCTCCAGCATCCAAATTCGTATGTATTCCACTCTGTGCTGCAACCATCACAGTATCTCCCAGGGTAATATGACCGGCCACCCCAGCCTGCCCCCCAAGGACAACATTTCTGCCAAGGGTTACTGAACCGGCAATTCCAACTTGGGAAACGATGAGACTGTTCTCGCCAACAACCACATTATGGGCTATCTGAACCAGATTATCAATTTTCGTTCCCGATTTTATGTGGGTCACTCCATAGGCAGCTCTATCCACACAGCTGTTGGCACCAATTTCCACGTCATCATCAATCTGGACAATCCCTACCTGAGGACGTTTTGTGTGAAAGCCCTGTTTGTCGGTGGCATACCCATAGCCATCACTCCCGATCACTGCACCGGAAAAAATGGTTACTCGTTTGCCGATTTTACACCCTTGGGCTATGGTGGTATTGGCTTTTATGGTGGTATCATCTCCAATCTGCACATCGTCTCCAAGAACGACTCCGGCTTCAAGGGTCACCCTCTCTCCAATTGTCACTCTATCACCAATGGATACAAATGGAGCGACGCTGATCTGCTCAGGAAGAGAGGTTTCCTTTCCTATCCAGGCCTGAGGATGTACCCCTGTTGCAACAAACGGTTTTTCAAGAAGCCGACCATGTATTTTAGCCGAGGCCAGATAAGGATCGTCAACACGAATAACTGCTACAGGTGCCTTTTCGATGCTCATGGGGACTATAACCGCACTCCCTCCGAACTCTTTTAATCTATGCACATCTCCAGCTTTAGCCAGAAAACTGATATCGCCCTTTCCTGCTGTTTCCAGCGGAGCAAACCCAGTAATCTCCAACTGCCCATCTCCTGCAACTATACCATTTACCGCAGTTGCTAATTCTTCCAGACTAAAACATGTTTTGCTCACATAAACCTCGCTACTCATCAGAGAGTGTAAATAAGATATTTTTTTCTTCTTTCTAAAAATCGCTCCAACTCAGGCTGCCACCTCTTTTCAAGCAGGGAAAGAGATTCGCCACGCTCCAAAGCCTTGCGCAGAATCGTATCACCCAAAATAAGATCCATGGGAAGCCGTTCAAACTCATATTCATAGGGTGGTTCTTTATACGCGAAATCATCAGGATAACATTGCATCACCGCCTGCAGCAATGCCAGACTGGTTCGATAGGGTAAAAATGTTTCAGGGTCCGTTACATGAAGTTGAAACCCGGTACAAGCCTGCTCGGCCCATTTTCCCGACGTTGGCTGAAAGACAAGGGGTCTGAGATAACAACCGGGCAATTGCGTCGCCTCTAAATACTTCAAGATCTTCTCATGCTCCCAGAAGGGTGCTCCTGAAAACTCAAAGGGCAGTGTTGTGCCCCGCCCCTCAGAACAGTTTGTTCCCTCCCAGATGACCTGACCCGGATACACAAGAGCCGTTTCAGGAGTTGGCATATTTGGAGACGGCGCAACCCAGGGAAATCCCGTATCACGAAAAAGCATGGAACGTTTCCAACCCTGGATAGGAATAACCTGCAGGTCAGCACCGATGGAAAACTCCTCATTGATATAAAGAGCAAGCTCACCAAAAGTCATGCCATGCCGCATGGGGATAGGATAGAGTCCTACAAAAGAACTGCAATCCTCCTGAAGTATATTTCCTTCAACCGACAGACCATCAATGGGATTTGGCCGATCAAGAACCACAATCTGTTTTCCGTATTTGGCCGCAGCCTCCATGCAGTAAGCCATGGTGTAGAGAAAGGTGTAGACCCGGGTTCCCACATCCACAATGTCGATCAGGAGAAGGTCGAGGTAGGAAAACATGGATTCTGTCGGTTTCCGGGATTCGCCGTAAAGAGAAAAAACAGGCAGGCCACTCACTGGATCGGTACAGTGATCAGATTCGATCATGTTATCCTGTTTTTCAGAGAAAAAGCCGTGCTGAGGGG comes from Desulfocapsa sulfexigens DSM 10523 and encodes:
- the fabZ gene encoding 3-hydroxyacyl-ACP dehydratase FabZ; protein product: MSEELIENIDIIEILRLLPHRYPFVMIDRVLSLVPDQKIEALKNVTINEPFFQGHFPAKPVMPGVLMLEGMAQAGGVLAYSTELENVGVKLLYFAGIDKVRFRRPVGPGDQLIYKLEVLKKKRGIWKLAGKAFVDDKVVAEAELMASFG
- a CDS encoding exo-beta-N-acetylmuramidase NamZ family protein — translated: MITIGLENLSGSDVELSGKRLGLLCNQASTDHTLRHSRDFLLDIYGSQLTCLFSPQHGFFSEKQDNMIESDHCTDPVSGLPVFSLYGESRKPTESMFSYLDLLLIDIVDVGTRVYTFLYTMAYCMEAAAKYGKQIVVLDRPNPIDGLSVEGNILQEDCSSFVGLYPIPMRHGMTFGELALYINEEFSIGADLQVIPIQGWKRSMLFRDTGFPWVAPSPNMPTPETALVYPGQVIWEGTNCSEGRGTTLPFEFSGAPFWEHEKILKYLEATQLPGCYLRPLVFQPTSGKWAEQACTGFQLHVTDPETFLPYRTSLALLQAVMQCYPDDFAYKEPPYEYEFERLPMDLILGDTILRKALERGESLSLLEKRWQPELERFLERRKKYLIYTL
- the lpxD gene encoding UDP-3-O-(3-hydroxymyristoyl)glucosamine N-acyltransferase — translated: MSKTCFSLEELATAVNGIVAGDGQLEITGFAPLETAGKGDISFLAKAGDVHRLKEFGGSAVIVPMSIEKAPVAVIRVDDPYLASAKIHGRLLEKPFVATGVHPQAWIGKETSLPEQISVAPFVSIGDRVTIGERVTLEAGVVLGDDVQIGDDTTIKANTTIAQGCKIGKRVTIFSGAVIGSDGYGYATDKQGFHTKRPQVGIVQIDDDVEIGANSCVDRAAYGVTHIKSGTKIDNLVQIAHNVVVGENSLIVSQVGIAGSVTLGRNVVLGGQAGVAGHITLGDTVMVAAQSGIHTNLDAGARVGGSPAIPMNIFARAAIQFGKLSEMGRDIRKLKKQMAKCEAVAEEQSGSAK